A window of Cynocephalus volans isolate mCynVol1 chromosome 3, mCynVol1.pri, whole genome shotgun sequence genomic DNA:
tcTGCAATTTTCATGTCTCCCGGTTAACCATTTATCTCAGAATTTTAAGTTGTAAGGGATCTTCAAAGTCATTTTATCCAGCTTCTAACTTAACAAAGAAGAGATTCTATGACACCCCCTTGCTTTTGACACTTGCAATCATGGTGAACCCACAATTTCCAAAGGCTAGCCAACTGATGAACTAACTGCTCTAATTATTAGTCAATTATCTTTTACTATCATCTTTCTTTCTACCTACATTAAATACAATAATACCTAGTCCTGTCCCAAAATAATAATCCAGGCATCCCAGGAGATTTCTATAGCACTTATCTAGGCTTATGTCATTGGTGTACTTCCTTAATATATAATgattatatccaaaatactgcaataatctttctgggtttttaatatctagttaaatttttattcaagatCATCTCACTTTGAAGAGACTTTACCCAATAGCACCCTCTTGTGGAAAGAGCGGTAAATTGATAGTAAGAAGACCTTTGCTCTCAATGTCCCTGGAATTTATTCAGCTTTGCTGGTTAGCTAATCACTCAAAGGGTGattttaaggatgaaatgagttTTGACTGCATTCAAAGTTAAGAAATACCAGGTCACACTATTGTAAAGTTAGGGTTTGGAGACTGAGTTactcatacaacaaatatttactgaaaatctCTTAAACTATGTGTAATATATGCTATGGGAATTGTACAAAATGAATGGCATCATTCCTACTCCCCAGTGACCTTACATTTCGTTGGGTAGGAGACAGTGTAATCCAGGTCAACAATTACCTGTAccctaaagtaaaatatatgtaatctaGCAAAGACTCAAAGTGTTATACAAGTTCAAAGGAAAAACATCACACCAGTGTTTGTTCTGCACATGAGGAGGGGGGTGCTAAATAAAGTACCCTtcatgaagaaaatggaatttgaagAACAGGTGGATTCACAGAAAAACTGTCAGGGATAGGTCCATTCTTCAGGtagaagaaagaatatgaaaagaaaaagtataagaaaaagaaataggaagataGTAGGTCTGAGAAAACTGAGTAATACAGTCCAGCTGGACACAGATGATAGCGTGAAATAAGGCTATGGTAGTAGGTAGCATGGAACCAAATCATGGGAGTcaaaactggtttttaaaaaaagaggaacaagATCACAGCTCTACTTAAGGAATGTTATTCTGGAAACTATTACAAAGTGTAAATAAAAGGGGCAGAGACTAAAAACTATTTTGATTTGAGAAAATAAGGGCCTGAAAATTGCAAGGAAGGATTACAATACATAAGGACATAATCTGAGGATGTTCTGGCATGTCTGCCTGAGTGAAACACATACTAAAATGATCACTcattttaattcccattttaaatGAGTTTCCCTTGAGAATCTGAAGGTACAATAACACTGCATGcaaagggaggagaaggggttCACCCTCAGAAATATTGTCTCACTGGCCTATAATCTTTGTGGACAGACAGTGTCTACTATCTTCTTATATCTCCATCAGCACCATACatagtaaaaagataaataaaaagatgcacataccacaaatggaaatagaaacagacacatcttttctggaaaataattttgcagtacaatctcaaaagttttaaaatgcccCTTGACCCAGAAGTTCTATTTCTCAAAATTTACACTGAGGAAATAATCTGTCATCAACACAAAACATACATGTCTTGGGATATCACAACAACACTCTTAGTAAATTTGAAAAGCTGAAACACTTGAAACATCCAATAATAAATTGTTGGGTTAAAGAAATTATAGCAAATCCAAGTAATGGctaatcataaaataatattgcaGAAACATATACCTCAATGTTTACTTATACACATATTATTAAGTGATAGAAACAGGTTACAAAACCTGTATGAATACTATGATCtccattttgcttttaaatagataagtaatatatatatatataaacaaatataaaagcatAAAAGGGTACAAAAAAGATTatcactgggggggggggtgagactCTGCTTTATGTTCTTTTGGTTTGAATGATTCTCCTGAAGTGGAAAATATAatgcttttgtaattaaaaaaaaaaggaaagaaaaaacattttacaacattttattgagaaaaataaaattttacaaaagataaGCAGGGACCAAGCAGGGACCTGGCCAATTAAAAGTCCTAATAAACCAAGAGCTAATTCTTCATACTGACCTAGGTCCTTCACCTTGCTACTTCCTTTACTCTAATATCTATACCTAATTCAACCTTAGACCACTTGATGAAAAATGAATCCACATAAATTAAATTAGTTCTTTGGGAGCTGAACAGAGCTAATTAAATCAGCCAGAATTACAGACTATATCCCTAAAATGATAAGAGGCAATTGCCTAGGGTGATAGTTAAGATTAAGAGTTTGAAAGCCAGATTCACAGTCTCAGACTTGAGTGCAAAACTCACACATAAATTCTGTGTGCCTGACTTTGGGCAGGTTACTATACCTCTTTACCCTGTATCTTTATCTGCAAAAAGGAGATAATGAATTTTGTGAGAATGAGCTAACATGAAAAATGCTTACTGACTCTGACACTCAAGTTTTCAGTTAAAGttagtgaaaaaaaatgaaaaagttaccTTGAATTTTCCATTGCATTAGTGGATGAAACTAGCTTTTCCTCCAAttctgtgactttcttttttagtttagcCTCTCTGTCTTCAGCAGCCAAAGCCTCACGGGTATAAGAATCTTCTGATTCTAAAAGATGATTACACAATCTCTCTAGCTCCTGGTTTAACCATAATTCTTTGTTATGTAAATGTTGAACCTAGGTAGaggacatttctttatttttcttctacaaaatgTTCCTTTCCCCCCTACTACAAGCCACTATGTTATCAAATCTTTTTCCTATTGTTGAAATGTATTAATTGTATACTAATTGCTCATACTGCAAGATATATTTATTCTAGGAAAAAATCTCCTGAAATCATCTTGAATATTCATCTAGAAGCTTTACTTTGTACGATCTCATTCCCTGGAAAATGGAACTATACAAAAGTACTGGGTTCTTTGTGACAGACCAGTTTTTCGGtgtatctcatttttttcatactttatgggaaaaaatttttttcttatatccaaGATATGCCatggttttcatttttgaaacctACAATATAAAGCACCCTGGGAGATAAAAGTTCTACTATAGCATATCAgagaaagactaagaaaaatcacctaggaaaaaaattcattttaattgaaaaCTTTCCAGTTTTCTTAATACTTATTAAAGTTAATATTTGATTCACTGTTTCTTTAAAGTGAAAGTATACCTCATTCTGTAGGgtattgttttccatttgtttctcatTCAGGGGCAATGTGACTTGGTCTCTCTCCTGTTGAAATGTAACTGTCTTCTCCTGCTTTGAATTAACTGCATTTAAAAGTTGATTTAACTGTCCAGTCTTgccttttagaaagaaataactttagctttaaagaaaaatacactttaaaagagacattttcttcattaaataattaattttaaaatgtagttaactatgtcaaggtcatcaaaaacaaggaaagtctgagaaactgtcacagtctatagaagcctaaggagacatgacctCTAAATATAATGTGCTATCCTGGATGGCCTCCTGGTACAAGAAAAGGACAATTGGTAAAAATAAGGAATTTGAATAAAGTCTAAATGTTAGTAGTAATGCCTAAATATTGGTTCATTAGCTGTGACAAATGGATTATAGTAAAGATgtgaacaataaataaaactgggTGTGAGGTATAGAACTCTCTccactatctttgcaacttttctataaatctattataaaaaaaaagtttactagaaatgtttcaaaaggaactcaaaagacaaaaatctcttCAAATTTGCCCATACAACAAAGTGTTCATGAGCCTTCAAATCACCAATaagatgtatgtgtgtggggtgtgtgtgtgtgcatgcacacaggtGCGTATGCACACAAGGATGTCCATTCATCAGGCACCCACAACTGTTATTCAAGAAAATAAGTGTCAGCagctagaaaaagataaaaaggaaatcatttcATATGTACagtctattttaaaagaatattttggcAACAACTTAGTGAAAGCAACTTTGGAATGAAATCTTGCTACACAATAATGAAAATGTATTCCGTATAAGTACAATATATTAACGAGAGCAGGAAAAAGATACCCCTTCATTGCAAAAGTAGAGTCATGAATTTCAATTGATATCTGGAATtctaacaaacacagaaaagtgaCAGCCAagtcttttctctgttttaaatacGCATCTCAAATGAATCTACTTATAGTTTAGTATTATTTTAAGTTGTtatgaaaatttttcatttctttaagaaTATATAACGTTTCCCTCAAGATAAATCATTGAAACCAAAACATAAAACCATCTGTTCCTTTTACTTCAACATCCCTTCCTAAATAGGATgcccaatattttccaaatagtttttcagttagttttctttttcatattacagAGAAAGAGCAAATGCTTGAGAAATTAAATATACTTGAAGATCTAGTGATGGGAACATCCCAttctacccccaaaatatgtaatcCATTATATTCAAAATGTACTATTAAAGGTACTCAAATTGTATGAGCGTACTTGAAAAATTTTGtgacaaaacagaattaaaagaaaatattaacctttccatgaacttttggaacaCCCCTGGCATAGAATATTGGACTAAATTAATTAGTTTATATGAATTACCCTCAAGGAATACAATACTTTAGTAATACTTAGGGAAGCTTCCTAAAAGGTAGGAGAGCCCAAATAAAATCTGCACACTTTAGATAtataaatgtcaataaaatagAACTAAATTGTACAAGACAcaaaactgcaaaagaaaaaaaacttacaaCAGAAGACTTCTTCTATATTTCTTCTGTTGTAGTCTTACAACCATAAGACACTGTACCTAATTTTGGTTAGTGAGTAATAGGAAGCTGTACCCTCTAAGAGTCTATTTCACACCAATTATAGACCAGTACCACTAAGGCTAAAGAGTTATCTCTGAAGGACGAGAACACCTCGACAGTGACCATGAGTGTACCTATTTAATCAGATATATGgccaagaagaagaaatgaagtaagTTTTCACAACTTTAATCCAAGACTCTCTAAGAGAGAACTTAACTGACAAAAGAAGTTTATCTTTTGCCTGGCAACATGTAAATGCTCAAGAAGCACTTGCTGAATATTCCACTGTTCTGCCTATCAACTCTTTTCCAAATTTCTACTactaaaaatatagaaatcaGAGTAGAAAGGCACTACCAAACAAGCCCTACACAGCACCTATCACAGTATGATGTAACAGGAGGTCTTcaataattcttattaaaatgaaatgcatgtaaaaatttaattatatgaaaAGCTATGGACACTTTCCATATAACAGTTATGACCCTCCATATGATggttaaataaacaaaccaataagGTCAAAACATACCCAAAGTCATgtgtgacagagctgggattacAGTATTTACTGAGTTTAAGTCTATGTGAAAACTACTACTCTTGGCTAACACCATTCAAATTCCAGGTTATGACTAATTGGTTCATAAAAATGAATTCAATGGTTTATCCAGCACTGctttttggggattttttttaatagagtatCATGTGGAGTAAGGGTAATTTCTGGTTCTTGAAACTTTTCAGTTTTACACACACATGAACACGTGCTGCTATGCCACAATGTAAAGCGTATTTCTTACTGTAGATAATGTTCAAAGACGTAGTATCTCACAGGGCTTTCCTTTACATATAAGAATCCCTAAGATGTTAACCACTACTAGCAGCTACTGAAATAAGCCCAAAAGGTGTTTAAGtgactttaaaatttctcttgtaaCAAATTTCTATTTCCTAAGGGGATTAATTGCTACTATACTCTTTTTTCCTACTTAGCAGGCTGTAAAAAATTAACCTACTActaaaaatacttggaaatatgtaataatttgaGGGAGAAACTTCCAGATGCCTCAAATCAAACTATAGTCACGTACCCCATAaaaacattttggtcaatgactgaTCACATATCCGACAGTTCTCAAAGCAATAGGCTGTACCGtacagcctaggtgtgcagtaggctataccacctaggtctgtgtaagtacactctctGACCTTCGCACAACAACGAAATTGCCTAAGGATGTTTCTCAGAATGCATCCCCACTGTTTAGCCACACGACTGTATCTTGAATATTTCTAAATGGACAAATTCGTTGTCCTCTTCAAAGATGATATCAATAAAGTAACTGAAACAAAGAAgtctcctccacccccaacttccctctACAATACTCCAACCAGAACATACCCGTTCGTTTTCTTCCAGTATTTGCTCAAGAGCAAGAGCCTTCTGCTTCATCAATTGGCACTCAAACTCTTTCTCTCGCAGCATCATAGAAATCTTCATATTAGTCTCCTGTAATGCTTGATATTCTGTTTCCTTTACCCTGGAtgtttctactattttttcattttccccttttAGTTTACAAATGtccatttctaaaattaatattctctttttcaGGTTTGTTACTGCCTGCCTCAAAAgttcattttcattcactttgTTAGTGAAACTTTCATTTGAAGACAGTAATTGATCACTTTTGGCTTTGATTAAGAGGTCTTTTTCTTTAAGTAGCTTCTGTAAAACATCTTGTTCCTCCTTTAGCTGCTTAATTTCTGAATCAGTTTGTTCATGTTCTTTTTCTCCTAGCTCTGAGGTGATGGCAATTGAATCAGAGAATCTGATTATTTTCCTGGAGAGTTCTAATTGTTGCATCTTTCTCAGAAGAGAGCTGGGATGAAAGCATATCAAGTTTTCCCAAAAGAAGATCTTTAGTATTGCAAAGCTGCCCCATGCTATGCTGAACTTTTGCTAATTCCTGCCCCAAACTTTTGAGTTTGGTTTCATTCTGCTCGTAACTTTGGATCAGGCCAGTGTAGTCCGCTTGTAATTTAGAATTATTATCACTGTCAACCAAAACTTCTGCCTGAAGCTGAAGAAGTGCTTTCTCACATTGAGCCAACTCGTGTTGCATATTTTGTACGGTGGTCATCACCTGCTGTTTCcactcttccattttctttactTGCTGTTTTAATTTATCCCGTGCCTGTAAAAGCTCCTCAAACTGATTACTGTTCACAACTCCAGCCTCATTACCAGTGCTGGATGTTTgtaaaatttctaataaagtcTTACATTTCTGACTTAATGCATCTatttcaatgtcttttttttgAATGATACGTGATAAATTCTGAACACTTTCTCTAAACATGTCTTGGCTGCTACGCTCAAATCCAGTGGACAATTTGTTGTTTTCCTCCTGCAGCTTAATGAGGGCTGCTTCTTTGGCTGCAACTATATCCATCATTTTATGATAATCTGCTTTTAAATGCCTATTTTCCCACGTCTTCTCATCCAAAACAGCTAATACTTGTTCTCTTTCCCTAGCATAGACCTGCAATTGCTGTTGAAGGTACATAATATCCTGGGTGTAGGAAGCTGAAGAAATTCTAGCGTGAAGAGCTTCTATCTCCGAATCTTTCTGTCGGATATTCTGAGTTAGTTTACCAACCTCATCTTTGGACAACTGATCGATCTGTTTAGTTAGAgatatattcttttcatttagAAGTTTAATCTCTAGTTCtcgttcttttatttctttcactaatCTTTCAGTTTCAGCTTTAGATGAATCATGcttttcacttccattttctaTATTAAGGCTCTGAACTCGTTTCTTGTAAAATATCAGGATTCTCCGTTTGAATGTCCTGTCTTTCTTCATGCAACTGGGTTTTGATCTGTTCAACTGGTTTTTGCAaattcttaatttcctcatctttctctAAAAAGGGCTGGGTGTGTGTGACATTAATTTGCTCATGCTGGTATCTAAACTCATCCATTTCCTTCTTCTGCTCCTGTAAAGATTGAAGTAGTTGCATCTTACTCTGGTTCTGATCTTCAGTTATCTTCTGttgatgtttaatttcctcttcaaGACGATCCTTGATTATATTCACTTGAGATACCTCAGATTCTAGGTCTGTAATACTATCGAGTGGTTTGGGCTCAGCCACAGGTGCAGCTTGACTCTGCTCTTCCCTGAGTTGTTCCAGGTCTTCTTGCAGAtgactgttttcttctttcatggcTCCAAGACTTCTGTCCTTTTCCTCTATGGTCTGCCTTAAAATTTCATTTGGCATTAAGGTCTGAGAATATTTATCTAATTCCTCCTGCAGCTCTGAACACTTTTCTTTAAGCTTTTCAATAAaaagttctttttcctttatagCTTCTGTCAATTGCTTCTGCTCTTCTTCACTAGATGACAAATTTTCCTTAGTTTTTTTATGATCAGTATCCATTTGCTCAATATGCTTTTTGAGTTCTACTATTTCAAAGTCTTTCTCTTGACTGAGTTGAATTAGACTCTCATGATCCAGCTGTAAGGCAGAGGTGCTCGAGTTATGTGCATTTGATAGTTCTTCAATGTTTTGCTTATACTTGCTTGCTTCTTCCAACAGCCTCTCTTTAGCCTGACACAATTCTGCTTCTAGCTGTCCTTTTTCCACTTCTAGAGTCTCCACAATAGTGTTTTTTTTCCAGAGAAATCTGACCTTTCTGAGCTACAGACTCTTCCAACTGATGCCTTACATCTTCACATGtgaaaaccaacttttcattttccattttcagatCAAAAGCAacttctttaaattttcattgagcTGTTCTATTTCTAAAAGATTTTGCTTTAAGTTTCTAACTTCAGTGTCCTTTTCTTTAAGTAAGTTATCCTTAAAAATACTATTAGAGTCTTGATTGAGAGACTGAGTTAACTCCTTCCAGACTCTAGAAAGCTCTTCCTCATTTTGTCTAATATATGTTCCTTAAGTTCAAGGTTCTCCTGgatgtttgaattatttttttgtgatttacCTAGCTGATATACTAAATCTTCTGCTTTATCCTCAAGCTCCTCCTTGATTAAATGCAAATCATTCAGGACCAGTTCCCTTTGAATTATCTGTTCTTTCTTCATGTCTAACTCTTTAGTAAGGTTCATTTTATCATACTCAAGTTGATGAACTGTCTTCTTTTCATTGTCTACACCTTGTTTCAGTTTACTGATAATCCTATctccttcattttgttgttttgatagCTGATCTTTTATCAAATAATGcgctgaaagaaaaattaatttgcacGGTAACGTTACATAATGTTATTTTGGTACATaaaaaaagttcacaaaattTCATACGTAATAAAATTATGCTCAGACATTTCTaatctttcttaaaaacaacCTATTTCCTATCCC
This region includes:
- the LOC134372798 gene encoding LOW QUALITY PROTEIN: thyroid receptor-interacting protein 11-like (The sequence of the model RefSeq protein was modified relative to this genomic sequence to represent the inferred CDS: inserted 6 bases in 4 codons; deleted 3 bases in 2 codons; substituted 2 bases at 2 genomic stop codons), giving the protein MSSWLGGLGAGLGQSLGRVWGSLASLSGQISDLTKEMLMEAAEEVEELPNSRRTEIEAIHAVLKSENERLKKLCSDLQEKHEASELQIKQQSTNYRNQLQQKEIEISHHKARQIALEDQLLKLQSATQSVHSGAGGIPATTASSSFGCGISHHASAFRDDDMDFGDLISLQQEINRLSNEVSRLESEVGHWRHIAQVAKIFMKQGTHSSDQREIFKLQNIIKEAMQISEKSLCTLTFLGGDAENEMRLNSLNQNTNLTEDNVNFQMLFQVLEKDNALLSQEKGELQISVXKLNNDYEVMKSTAARDMSLDSELHDLRLSLEEQERELNQSIKEKEILLTKVGELDKQNQEATKVMLYXRQXAHYLIKDQLSKQQNEGDRIISKLKQGVDNEKKTVHQLEYDKMNLTKELDMKKEQIIQRELVLNDLHLIKEELEDKAEDLVYQLGKSQKNNSNIQENLELKEHIRQNEEELSRVWKELTQSLNQDSNSIFKDNLLKEKDTEVRNLKQNLLEIEQLNENLXEVAFDLKMENEKLVFTCEDVRHQLEESVAQKGQISLEKKHYVETLEVEKGQLEAELCQAKERLLEEASKYKQNIEELSNAHNSSTSALQLDHESLIQLSQEKDFEIVELKKHIEQMDTDHKKTKENLSSSEEEQKQLTEAIKEKELFIEKLKEKCSELQEELDKYSQTLMPNEILRQTIEEKDRSLGAMKEENSHLQEDLEQLREEQSQAAPVAEPKPLDSITDLESEVSQVNIIKDRLEEEIKHQQKITEDQNQSKMQLLQSLQEQKKEMDEFRYQHEQINVTHTQPFLEKDEEIKNLQKPVEQIKTQLHEERQDIQTENPDILQETXVQSLNIENGSEKHDSSKAETERLVKEIKERELEIKLLNEKNISLTKQIDQLSKDEVGKLTQNIRQKDSEIEALHARISSASYTQDIMYLQQQLQVYAREREQVLAVLDEKTWENRHLKADYHKMMDIVAAKEAALIKLQEENNKLSTGFERSSQDMFRESVQNLSRIIQKKDIEIDALSQKCKTLLEILQTSSTGNEAGVVNSNQFEELLQARDKLKQQVKKMEEWKQQVMTTVQNMQHELAQCEKALLQLQAEVLVDSDNNSKLQADYTGLIQSYEQNETKLKSLGQELAKVQHSMGQLCNTKDLLLGKLDMLSSQLSSEKDATIRTLQENNXRFSDSIAITSELGEKEHEQTDSEIKQLKEEQDVLQKLLKEKDLLIKAKSDQLLSSNESFTNKVNENELLRQAVTNLKKRILILEMDICKLKGENEKIVETSRVKETEYQALQETNMKISMMLREKEFECQLMKQKALALEQILEENERVCSGKTGQLNQLLNAVNSKQEKTVTFQQERDQVTLPLNEKQMENNTLQNEVQHLHNKELWLNQELERLCNHLLESEDSYTREALAAEDREAKLKKKVTELEEKLVSSTNAMENSSHQASVQVESLQEQLNVVSKQRDETALQLSVSQEQVKQYTLSLVNLQMVLEHFKQEEKAMYSAELEKQKQLMAEWKEKAENLEGKVVSLQEHLGETNTVLDSASRLTEQLDLKEEQIEEFKKQRNMAPRLLLTLLDPGGRDHAEGGWLPYSGF